From a single Solenopsis invicta isolate M01_SB chromosome 6, UNIL_Sinv_3.0, whole genome shotgun sequence genomic region:
- the LOC105205237 gene encoding diacylglycerol kinase epsilon isoform X1, whose translation MWNEDLNAIVLYILSIMIFFLFTIHFFRYLINNSHIQIRDATKEHNWKAISGITKAYYCSICEALLLNLDALFCDSCGVCADRGCVKLADKQLKCKAITLSNDQQMKHHWIKGNLPLVALCYICEEECDVELGLTDWWCCWCQRCVHETCKSSLSEICDFGKFKLMIIPPGSLEVINRRSTMRRRLHLRSITPPNWPNWNPIIVVGNRKSGNNDGGQILSLFRRLLNPAQIVDLAERDPVAALEWCRLLGKEKTPSTILVAGGDGTIAWLLNTINKLELKPVPSVAIIPLGTGNDLSRVLGWGKEHDSHLDPMELLRKVQAAAEVKLDRWSVMIKPHGGLGFRGSYRTLFMYNYISVGVDAQVTLDFHRTRESRFYLFSHRIFNKLLYLCFGTQQVVERECKDLDKNLEVYLDGKKIDLPSIESVVILNIPSWAAGVDLWKMGMEDDENSEVQSINDGKLEVVALYSSFHMAQLQIGLSKPHRIGQANTVKIKLSRSCAMQIDGEPWYQHPCEFNITYCNQASMLISSDF comes from the exons ATGTGGAACGAAGATCTGAATGCTATTGTtctatatatattatctattatgatcttttttttatttacaatacatttcTTCCGATATCTCATAAATAATTCTCATATTCAAATTAGAGACGCTACAAAAGAACATAATTGGAAGGCAATTAGCGGAATAACCAAg GCATATTACTGCAGTATTTGCGAGGCTTTACTATTGAATCTTGATGCTCTTTTCTGTGATTCTTGTGGCGTATGCGCGGATCGAGGGTGCGTAAAGCTTGCTGATAAACAGTTAAAATGTAAAGCTATAACTCTCAGTAATGATCAGCAGATGAAGCATCATTGGATTAAAG gTAATTTGCCACTTGTCGCTTTGTGTTACATCTGTGAAGAAGAGTGCGACGTAGAGCTCGGCCTAACAGACTGGTGGTGTTGTTGGTGCCAAAGATGTGTTCACGAAACATGTAAATCTTCTCTCTCTGaa ATATGTGATTTTGGAAAGTTCAAATTAATGATCATTCCACCAGGAAGCTTAGAAGTAATAAATCGACGTAGCACAATGAGACGTAGACTACATCTTCGTTCCATTACACCACCAAATTGGCCTAATTGGAATCCGATTATTGTTGTAG GAAATAGAAAATCAGGAAACAATGATGGAGGTCAAATTTTGTCTCTGTTCAGAAGATTGTTGAATCCTGCGCAAATCGTAGATTTAGCAGAACGTGATCCAGTCGCTGCTCTCGAATGGTGCCGTTTGTTAGGGAAAGAGAAAACTCCATCTACTATACTCGTAGCTGGCGGCGATGGAACCATCGCTTGGTTATTAAACACCATCAACAAGCTCGAGTTGAAG CCTGTTCCATCTGTAGCAATAATTCCTTTGGGGACCGGCAACGATCTATCGAGAGTATTAGGTTGGGGAAAGGAACATGATTCACATTTGGATCCCATGGAACTGTTGCGGAAAGTTCAAGCAGCGGCAGAAGTGAAGCTCGatag ATGGTCCGTGATGATAAAACCACATGGCGGATTAGGATTTAGAGGATCATATCGCACCTTATTCATGTACAATTACATAAGCGTGGGCGTGGACGCACAAGTGACTTTGGATTTTCATCGCACAAGAGAGAGTCGATTTTATCTATTTAGCCATAGAATATTTAACAAG CTGCTGTACCTGTGCTTTGGCACGCAACAAGTTGTGGAAAGGGAGTGCAAAgatcttgataaaaatttagaagtttATTTAGACGGCAAGAAGATAGATCTGCCTTCAATTGAGAGCGTAGTGATACTTAACATTCCATCTTGGGCTGCCGGTGTCGATTTATGGAAAATGGGGATGGAAG ACGACGAAAATTCAGAAGTGCAAAGTATTAATGATGGCAAATTAGAAGTGGTAGCGCTTTATTCTTCATTCCACATGGCTCAGCTCCAAATAGGTCTCTCGAAACCACATCGGATTGGTCAAGCTAATACCGTAAAG ataaaattatCGCGGTCATGCGCGATGCAAATTGATGGTGAGCCCTGGTATCAACATCCATGCGAATTCAACATAACATACTGCAATCAAGCTTCTATGTTGATAAGTAGCGACTTTTAA
- the LOC105205237 gene encoding diacylglycerol kinase epsilon isoform X2, whose amino-acid sequence MKHHWIKGNLPLVALCYICEEECDVELGLTDWWCCWCQRCVHETCKSSLSEICDFGKFKLMIIPPGSLEVINRRSTMRRRLHLRSITPPNWPNWNPIIVVGNRKSGNNDGGQILSLFRRLLNPAQIVDLAERDPVAALEWCRLLGKEKTPSTILVAGGDGTIAWLLNTINKLELKPVPSVAIIPLGTGNDLSRVLGWGKEHDSHLDPMELLRKVQAAAEVKLDRWSVMIKPHGGLGFRGSYRTLFMYNYISVGVDAQVTLDFHRTRESRFYLFSHRIFNKLLYLCFGTQQVVERECKDLDKNLEVYLDGKKIDLPSIESVVILNIPSWAAGVDLWKMGMEDDENSEVQSINDGKLEVVALYSSFHMAQLQIGLSKPHRIGQANTVKIKLSRSCAMQIDGEPWYQHPCEFNITYCNQASMLISSDF is encoded by the exons ATGAAGCATCATTGGATTAAAG gTAATTTGCCACTTGTCGCTTTGTGTTACATCTGTGAAGAAGAGTGCGACGTAGAGCTCGGCCTAACAGACTGGTGGTGTTGTTGGTGCCAAAGATGTGTTCACGAAACATGTAAATCTTCTCTCTCTGaa ATATGTGATTTTGGAAAGTTCAAATTAATGATCATTCCACCAGGAAGCTTAGAAGTAATAAATCGACGTAGCACAATGAGACGTAGACTACATCTTCGTTCCATTACACCACCAAATTGGCCTAATTGGAATCCGATTATTGTTGTAG GAAATAGAAAATCAGGAAACAATGATGGAGGTCAAATTTTGTCTCTGTTCAGAAGATTGTTGAATCCTGCGCAAATCGTAGATTTAGCAGAACGTGATCCAGTCGCTGCTCTCGAATGGTGCCGTTTGTTAGGGAAAGAGAAAACTCCATCTACTATACTCGTAGCTGGCGGCGATGGAACCATCGCTTGGTTATTAAACACCATCAACAAGCTCGAGTTGAAG CCTGTTCCATCTGTAGCAATAATTCCTTTGGGGACCGGCAACGATCTATCGAGAGTATTAGGTTGGGGAAAGGAACATGATTCACATTTGGATCCCATGGAACTGTTGCGGAAAGTTCAAGCAGCGGCAGAAGTGAAGCTCGatag ATGGTCCGTGATGATAAAACCACATGGCGGATTAGGATTTAGAGGATCATATCGCACCTTATTCATGTACAATTACATAAGCGTGGGCGTGGACGCACAAGTGACTTTGGATTTTCATCGCACAAGAGAGAGTCGATTTTATCTATTTAGCCATAGAATATTTAACAAG CTGCTGTACCTGTGCTTTGGCACGCAACAAGTTGTGGAAAGGGAGTGCAAAgatcttgataaaaatttagaagtttATTTAGACGGCAAGAAGATAGATCTGCCTTCAATTGAGAGCGTAGTGATACTTAACATTCCATCTTGGGCTGCCGGTGTCGATTTATGGAAAATGGGGATGGAAG ACGACGAAAATTCAGAAGTGCAAAGTATTAATGATGGCAAATTAGAAGTGGTAGCGCTTTATTCTTCATTCCACATGGCTCAGCTCCAAATAGGTCTCTCGAAACCACATCGGATTGGTCAAGCTAATACCGTAAAG ataaaattatCGCGGTCATGCGCGATGCAAATTGATGGTGAGCCCTGGTATCAACATCCATGCGAATTCAACATAACATACTGCAATCAAGCTTCTATGTTGATAAGTAGCGACTTTTAA
- the LOC105205238 gene encoding uncharacterized protein LOC105205238 produces the protein MGRTATNKAHKHFTYDARTNTSVCIICKKLITGKHGTNLKKHLLRYHNFKESEFKVGCSSTVKHSETRSKSTKISKKEDQLQIDEINVIKVKMTQRDLENSCIDLVTVNGRPFSILNDSGFLNIVNPIKQALEQTRKETFSITPESIKKKVAEEASNIRREISEEVKNNMVSIKIDAATHLDRLFLGINVQYIKSSKILLRTLGLAELKEKPTKVYLTTIIRNVCSRYNIYMDQIYTIITDSSANMLKAAKMLSSDYSEFDEANVNKRANVDVDLNLQLELDEPEKNEENEPEDHAENVLQIIENSIDSNFSNSILTGVRCIAHTLQLIVDDALKINEAEGILSVIKKARRLVKKLRTPTFLFMLKKQNLKKPIIDYPARCCSTIIMLERLLLLKDYCTELAVTKFEKFETLTDTEWETIQEVCQTLQPIKICIEKLQAEQLTLSDFFSNWLETKLMMRKINTPFAMLIFECMMSREKHLLNNDVLLSALFLDPRFKIVLEKAQAEKAKTHLKHLWAKMMSLQDLVTSNFDSQECPSSESESSSDAIESFLRLKEIHHNSDILQSSPSFVQLYGYLSLQRIEILLDNYYQDQSRIPRKTNILKFWQEKSMTQPELYNLAMIVLAVPATQVSVERLFSGLKLVLSSLRTNVEAILEDQLLVRANRIFVNKDDRELVEKRSLTMQVVEIKQEQEEEDDDFDKPRTSNDL, from the exons ATGGGCAGAACAGCTACTAACAAAGCGCACAAGCATTTCACTTATGATGCAAGAACAAATACTTCAGTCTGTAttatctgtaagaaattgataacg gGTAAACACGGaacaaatttaaagaaacatttactCCGTTACCATAACTTCAAGGAGAGTGAGTTTAAAGTTGGTTGTTCAAGTACAGTTAAACATAGTGAAACACGTTCGAAGAGTACGAAGATATCGAAGAAAGAGGATCAGCTTCAAATCGATGAAATAAACGTTATCAAAGTAAAAATGACTCAAAGGGATTTGGAAAATAGTTGCATTGATCTTGTAACAGTCAATGGGAGGCCTTTCAGCATCTTAAATGATTCTGGGTTTCTAAATATAGTAAATCCAATCAAACAGGCATTAGAACAAACaagaaaagaaacattttcaattacaccggaatcgattaaaaaaaaagttgcagaAGAAGCAAGCAATATCAGGAGAGAAATATCAGAGGAAGTGAAAAACAATATGGTTTCGATAAAAATAGATGCAGCAACCCATTTAGATAGGTTGTTTTTGGGtattaatgtacaatatattaaaagctCAAAAATTTTGCTTAGAACCTTGGGTCTTGCCGAACTGAAGGAAAAACCTACAA AAGTATATTTAACTACTATTATAAGAAATGTATGTAGTCGTTATAACATATATATGGATCAAATATACACCATCATCACAGATAGCAGTGCAAATATGTTGAAGGCTGCAAAGATGCTATCTTCAGATTACAGTGAATTTGATGAAGCAAATGTGAACAAACGCGCTAATGTTGATGTCGACTTAAATCTACAATTAGAGCTGGATGAACCAGAAAAGAATGAAGAAAACGAACCAGAGGATCACGCTGAAAATGTACTACAAATTATTGAAAACAGTATAGACTCTAATTTTTCAAATAGCATATTAACAG GTGTTAGATGCATAGCCCATACCTTACAGCTGATTGTAGATGATGCATTGAAAATCAACGAAGCTGAAGGCATTTTATCCGTGATAAAAAAGGCTCGAAGACTTGTGAAGAAATTGAGAACACCAACTTTTTTATTCATgctcaaaaaacaaaatttgaagaaGCCGATAATTGACTACCCAGCACGTTGCTGCTCAACAATAATTATGCTCGAAAGactattattattgaaagattATTGTACCGAACTGGCTGTAACAAAATTCGAGAAGTTCGAGACACTAACTGATACAGAATGGGAAACAATTCAAGAGGTTTGCCAAACTCTACAGCCAATTAAAATATGCATAGAAAAACTACAAGCTGAGCAACTGACTCTTAGCGACTTTTTCAGCAATTGGTTAGAAACAAAATTGAtgatgagaaaaataaatacaccTTTCGCAATGCTCATCTTCGAATGTATGATGTCTCGAGAAAAGCACCTGTTAAATAATGATGTGTTGTTATCTGCTCTCTTTCTTGATCCGaggtttaaaattgtattagaGAAGGCGCAGGCAGAAAAAGCAAAAACTCACTTAAAACATCTTTGGGCAAAAATGATGTCTTTGCAAGATTTAGTCACATCAAATTTTGATTCACAAGAATGCCCATCAAGTGAGTCAGAGTCATCGAGCGATGCTATCGAGAGTTTTCTCAGATTAAAAGAGATACATCATAATTCTGATATTTTACAGTCATCACCTTCGTTTGTTCAACTATATGGATATCTTTCCTTGCAacgaattgaaattttattagataacTACTACCAAGACCAGAGTAGAATCCCAAGAAAAACTAATATCTTGAAATTCTGGCAAGAAAAAAGCATGACTCAACCAGAATTGTACAATTTAGCGATGATTGTTTTGGCAGTACCAGCTACGCAAGTGAGCGTTGAAAGGTTATTCTCAggattaaaattagtattatcCTCGCTAAGAACAAATGTTGAAGCAATCCTTGAAGATCAACTCTTGGTCAGAGCTAATCGAATTTTCGTCAACAAAGATGACAG gGAACTAGTAGAAAAACGATCACTGACGATGCAAGTTGTTGAGATAAAACAGGAACAAGAAGAGGAAGACGATGATTTTGACAAACCCAGAACTTCCAATGATTTGTAA